The sequence TTCCAGTGCCAGGACCGGCTGGAGGAGGCGTTCGGCCAGCAACGTGCCGGCCTCACGGCCCAGCAGCCCGGTCACGGACCAGGACACCTCATCGGCCCGGACGCTCCGGCCGCTGCGCTGGACCTGGCTGCGCAGGGAGGTGGCGCGCTGGTACGCGGCAGACAATCCGGTGAGCTCGGTCGGTTCGCCGATCACCAGGCGCCACCCCAGCCTCTCCACATCTGCGAGCAGGGCATCGTCCACCCTGAGCCGGGTCACGGCGGCGAACCCGTAGTCGGTGACCTCCACGAGCTTTGTGTCAAGCATCCGGCGCCACTGCAGCAGCTCCCGGACCGGGCCGTCACCCGCAGGCCACTGGGGCGCCTCGACATTGATGCCCTGCACGACGCGCATGGGCGCGGACCGGGTGGAGGAAAGGCTCTGTGCCAGCAGGTCCTTGAGGCCGTTGAGGTGCCGGGTGCTGCCCGCAGCGAGGCTTTCGGGGTGCAGGAGGACGGCGGTGGCCAGCTGGCTCGGCGCCAGCGACCCGCTGGTGCGCTGCCGCACCAGCAGCTCGAGCAGTCCGACGGCGGACTGGACCACATTGTTCTGCGCAGGCGTCAACGGAGCGTCGGAGCCGAGAATCAGGGCGCCGAGGTTGGCGTCCTTGGTACTGCGCAGGGGATGGCCCACCACCAATGCAGATCCCGGCTGGTCAAAGCCGTCCATCTCCACCCTCGGCCCCCGGCCGGACAGCAACCGATCGAGCATGGGTTCCAGGAGGGAGAGGTCGACGGCGGTGCTGCCGCCGTCACTGGTGCCCCGGGCCCGGACCCGGCCGTCCGCGCCTACCAGGACCGCCCACACGGGGACGCGCTGGACCAGCGCGGCCAGGAGTTCATGCTCAGGCCGGGGGGAGAGGACGGCACGCATGAGTTGCCGGTTGGTCTCCGCGAGTTGCCGGAAAACCCGGGCATTGTCGGTTTCCAGGAGTTGTGAGAACTGGAGGCCGATCGCGGCAAAAGGAAGGGATTCCGGCACCTCGAACAACGTGAGGTTGTGCCGGCGGCAGGCCTCCACCACCACGTCGGGAACGGCATCGAAATAGGGCCGGATCCCGAATCCCAGCGCCGCCACCTTGGCCTGGACCAGCCGCCGGACATACGCATCCACCCGTGCCGGCGTGCCGCCCCCGCCAAGGAAGGGGAGTCCGGCGGTGAGCAGGAACTCACCCTCCGGAAGGTAGGGAGTGGGGTCCTCCAGCTCGCTGGGCTCCACCCAGCGCAGGAGACGGCCGCCACTGCCGCCGTCGTGAAGGAGTTTCAATAACGGCGGCAGCTGGTCAAGGAACTGCTGCAGCGTGACAAAACTCAGCGGTCCGGACTCCCCTGGCTCAACCGTCATGGGTGCCTCCGGCGCGGGCCGGATCCCGGCAGCCGCGGCCTCCGGCGGCCGCAGGTGCCGGATTGCGGGATCCGCCGCGCTTGTGCATAAAGTCTCACGGTGGATCACTATAAGTCATTTTGCACCAGGTTGAGAGTTGGCTCACATGCGAGTGTTGGTGAGGGGAAACCGACAACTACTCTGAAGGGACGTCAACGGTGACTGTGCCTGTGACCACCGAAAAGCCCACTGCGCCAAGCCCGGTACGGCCCGGCCTCCAGGCCCAGCTGCTGCGGCGTAAACCGATAGGACAAATGGTCAGCGAAGCCGAAGGCGGCGAAGGCGCCCCAAGGCTGCTCCGCAGCTTTGGCGTCCTGCACCTGACCATGATCAGCGTGGGGGCCACCCTGGGGACCGGCATCCTGGTGATCCTCGGCGAATCGGTGCCCCTTGCCGGGCCCGCCATCTGGATCTCCTTTGTCATTGCCGGCCTTGCCGCCCTGCTCTCCGCCGTCTCCTATGCCGAGATGGCGGGCCTGGTCCCGGTGGCGGGCTCCAGCTATTCCTACTCGTACGCCACCCTGGGCGAAGGCATGGCGTGGATCTGCGGTTGGTGCCTCGTCCTGGAATACGCGGTGTCTGTGGCCGCGGTGGCGGTGGGCGCCGGCCAGTATGTCAACGAGACGCTGGCGGCGTTCGGGCAGGTGCTGCCCGACGCAGTAGCCCAGCCGCCCGGCGATGGGGGACTGGTCAACGTTCCGGCGGTGGCCATCGTGGTGCTGGCCATGGTCCTGCTGGTCCGCGGAGCCCGTGAGAGCGCCCGGATCAACACGGCCATTGTCATCGTCAAAGTGGGCATCCTGCTGTTCTTCTGCGCCGTTGCCTTCACCGCCTTCAATGCCGGCAACTTCCAGCCGCTCCTGCCCATGGGCGCGGCCGGTGTCTCCGCCGCGGCCTCCAGGGTGTTCTTCTCCTACATCGGCTTCGATGCCGCCTCCACTGCCGGCGAGGAAGCCCGGGACCCCAAGCGCGACCTTCCCCGCGCCATCCTGCTGTCCATGGTGATCGTCACCGGCATCTACGTCCTGGTGGCGGTTGCTGCCATCGGTGCCCGCCCCTGGGGCTGGTTCGACGGCACCGAGGCCGCCCTGGTCCAGATCCTGGAGGAGACCACCCACCAGCCGTGGATCGCCCTGGTCTTCTCCGTCGGCGCTGTCCTCGCGATCGCCAGCATCGTGCTCACGGTCCTTTACGGGCAAACCCGGATCCTGCTGTCCATGTCGCGGGACGGGCTGGTCCCCAAGGTCTTCGGCCGCGTCTCCTCCCGGACCGGCACCCCGGCCGCCGGAACGCTCATTGTGGGTACCGCCGTCGCGCTCACCGCAGGCCTGGTGCCGCTTGGAGCCCTGGCCGACGCCACCAGCATCGGAACCTTGTTCGCGTTCGCACTGGTGAACATCGCCGTCATCCACCTGCGCCGCAACCGCCCGGACCTGAAGCGGAGCTTCCGGGTGCCGCTGTACCCCATCACTCCCGTGCTGGGCACGCTCATGTGTGCCTACCTGATGGCGAACCTGGGAGCCGATACCTGGGTCGTCTTCGGGGCCTGGATGCTGGTGGGCATCGCCATCTACTTCGGCTATGGACGCCGGAACTCCAAGGTAGCGGCGCTGAGTGAGCTCGACTACCGTGAACTGACCGCCAAGGCCCCGAGCCAGGAACCTGTGAAAGCAGAACAACCATGACCATCGCCACCGAACTGCCTGCCTTCGACCCCTCCAGCACCTCCACGCCGCCGGCGGACGCGGCCGGACGCGGCGCAGGCGGGCAGGCAGCGCCCATCACCATGCTGAACCCCGATTTCCCGTTCAGCTACGACCACTACCTGGCCCACCCGGACGGCCTGGGCACCGTCCCGCCGGAGCTGTACGGCGCGGAGGTGGCCGTCATCGGCGCCGGTCTCTCCGGCCTGGTGACCGCCTATGAACTCATGAAACTCGGGCTCCGGCCGGTGGTCTACGAGGCGGACCAGATCGGCGGGCGGCTCCGAACAGCTGCCTTCCCCGCAGCGTCGGGCGTGGTGGCGGACCTGGGCGGAATGCGGTTCCCGGTCTCTGGGAAGGCGTTCTACCACTACGTGGACCTGCTCGGGCTGGAAACGCAGGACTTCCCCAACCCCCTCGCCGAGGCAACGTCCAGCACCGTAATCGAGCTGGCCGGCAAGAAACACTATGCCGAAAAGCCGAGCGACCTGCCGCCGTTCTTCCGCGAAGTGGCCGAAGCCTGGAAGGCAGCAGTCAATGACGGCGCCAAGTTCGTGCAGATGCAGGACGCCATCAAGGCGCGGGACATGCCCAGGATCAAGGAACTCTGGAACGAACTGCTCCCGCTCATGGATGAACAGACCTTCTACGGTTTCATCGCCGCCAGCGATTCCTTCAAGAAGGCAGGGTTCGCCCACCGAGAGGCCTTCGGCCAGGTGGGGTTCGGCACCGGCGGCTGGGACACCGACTTCCCCAACTCCATCCTGGAAATCCTCCGCGTGGTCTACACCGACGCGGACGACCAGCACCGGCTGATCCGCGGCGGAGCGC comes from Pseudarthrobacter sp. NIBRBAC000502770 and encodes:
- a CDS encoding PucR family transcriptional regulator, which encodes MTVEPGESGPLSFVTLQQFLDQLPPLLKLLHDGGSGGRLLRWVEPSELEDPTPYLPEGEFLLTAGLPFLGGGGTPARVDAYVRRLVQAKVAALGFGIRPYFDAVPDVVVEACRRHNLTLFEVPESLPFAAIGLQFSQLLETDNARVFRQLAETNRQLMRAVLSPRPEHELLAALVQRVPVWAVLVGADGRVRARGTSDGGSTAVDLSLLEPMLDRLLSGRGPRVEMDGFDQPGSALVVGHPLRSTKDANLGALILGSDAPLTPAQNNVVQSAVGLLELLVRQRTSGSLAPSQLATAVLLHPESLAAGSTRHLNGLKDLLAQSLSSTRSAPMRVVQGINVEAPQWPAGDGPVRELLQWRRMLDTKLVEVTDYGFAAVTRLRVDDALLADVERLGWRLVIGEPTELTGLSAAYQRATSLRSQVQRSGRSVRADEVSWSVTGLLGREAGTLLAERLLQPVLALEPDRRHPLLAVLRGWLSENGSWDASAKLLGLHRNSVRRQIGVLGELLQMDLNQAQVRAELWIALQYADGVAGAD
- a CDS encoding amino acid permease, whose protein sequence is MVSEAEGGEGAPRLLRSFGVLHLTMISVGATLGTGILVILGESVPLAGPAIWISFVIAGLAALLSAVSYAEMAGLVPVAGSSYSYSYATLGEGMAWICGWCLVLEYAVSVAAVAVGAGQYVNETLAAFGQVLPDAVAQPPGDGGLVNVPAVAIVVLAMVLLVRGARESARINTAIVIVKVGILLFFCAVAFTAFNAGNFQPLLPMGAAGVSAAASRVFFSYIGFDAASTAGEEARDPKRDLPRAILLSMVIVTGIYVLVAVAAIGARPWGWFDGTEAALVQILEETTHQPWIALVFSVGAVLAIASIVLTVLYGQTRILLSMSRDGLVPKVFGRVSSRTGTPAAGTLIVGTAVALTAGLVPLGALADATSIGTLFAFALVNIAVIHLRRNRPDLKRSFRVPLYPITPVLGTLMCAYLMANLGADTWVVFGAWMLVGIAIYFGYGRRNSKVAALSELDYRELTAKAPSQEPVKAEQP